The Ichthyobacterium seriolicida sequence CTTGTAGCTTGTTTGGATTTAGAAGCATTAGCGCTAAAACGATCTATAAAAGACTGCAATTCTTTTCTTTTGTCTTCTATCTTTTTATTATCCTGGCTCTTTTGTTTTAAAGCCAATTGACTACTCTCATGCCAAAAAGTATAATTTCCAGTAAATACATTTATTTTTCCGTAATCTATGTCTACAATACGCGTGCATACAGAATCTAAAAAATGACGATCGTGAGATACCACTATAACGGTGTTTTCAAAATCTGCGAGAAAATTCTCCAGCCATGATATGGTATCCACGTCAAGTCCGTTAGTCGGCTCATCAAGTATTAAGATATCTGGATTGCCAAACAGAGCTTGGGCTAATAAAACTCTAACTTTTTCTTTTTCTGTGAGTTCTCCCACATTGGAATAATGTGTGTCTTCGAATATTCCTAGAGAGGATAACAATGATGCGGCATCGCTTTCGGCTACCCATCCGCCCATCTCTTCATATTTGAGACCTAAGTCTGCCACTTTTAATCCATCTTCTTCCGAAAAGTCTTCTTTAGCATAAATGGCATCCATCTTAGATTTTACCGAATAAAGAGGTTTATTGCCCATTATTACAGTTTCTAAAACTTGATATTTGTCAAAAGCAAAATGGTCCTGAGATAAAACAGACATCCTTTTGCCTTGTTCTATGTGTATAGAGCCAGATGTGGGCTCTTCTTCTTTGGATAGGATTTTTAAGAGAGTAGACTTTCCAGCACCGTTAGCGCCAATTACACCGTAGCAATTTTGAGTTGTAAATTTGATATTTACTTGGTCGAAAAGAACCCTTTTGCCAAACTGAACGGACAGATCGGATACTGTAAGCATGATAATAAATTATTTTTTGAGTTGTAGAATTAGGGGCACAAAGGTAATTTTTTATATCTATATATGTTTCGGTTCAAGACAAACTTAAGGTAAATTTATATGCGTGTAAATCCTTATCTTATCTATGAAAAATGAGTATATAATTCGTTTGAGAATTTTTGAGGCAAAATTCAGGTCTATTTTACGGTTATTTTGCAAGGTTATTACTGAGAATGTAAATTGAATTAAAAATTTAGAAGTTGTAGGTAATTCCAAAAATTATATATGCTAGAGGTCCGTTATTTATTACTACCTCATCAATTCCATCCGATATAGTGTATAGAATAAGATGAATATTAGCATATGCCTCTTAAGATATAGTTATTTAAAGACTTTCAAATGTTTTCGTTAAGCGATTCTATTAATTTTACTAGGGTTACCAGAGATTTTTTTTGGATTTGATAAAATTTTTGCAAAAAAAACGAACTTTATTGAAAATTATTTATATATTTCGGGCATGTTTATCGTTTAATTTAAAGAAACAAATTATGAAAAAATTATTATTTCTCACAATTTCCTTAAGTACTTGTTTATTAACTTATGCTTATTCCTTTTCAAATTTTAATCAAGAAGAGGATACGGTGTATGTTTGTTCAAGTTCACGGAGCATATGTTATAAATCAGAGGGTGTAGTAGTTCGCGGAGATTTGAAAGCAATAGTAATAGATAAAGGTTCCCGTTAATTGAAAAGAAGGATATGTAAACTTATTCTACGCTTCTTGCCAATAAAAACTGTTTCTGTTATGTAGAAGCAGTTTTTGTTGGTTTAGTATTAATAGAATTCGGTTCAAGACAACTTAAGGGGATTTT is a genomic window containing:
- a CDS encoding ABC-F family ATP-binding cassette domain-containing protein codes for the protein MLTVSDLSVQFGKRVLFDQVNIKFTTQNCYGVIGANGAGKSTLLKILSKEEEPTSGSIHIEQGKRMSVLSQDHFAFDKYQVLETVIMGNKPLYSVKSKMDAIYAKEDFSEEDGLKVADLGLKYEEMGGWVAESDAASLLSSLGIFEDTHYSNVGELTEKEKVRVLLAQALFGNPDILILDEPTNGLDVDTISWLENFLADFENTVIVVSHDRHFLDSVCTRIVDIDYGKINVFTGNYTFWHESSQLALKQKSQDNKKIEDKRKELQSFIDRFSANASKSKQATSRKKLLEKLNIDEIKPSNRKYPGIIFEQEREVGDQILHVKKMSKSLEGECLFKNIDINLNKGDKVAILSKNSLATTYFYQILAGEIEPDSGEYNWGITTKTAFLPYDNSEYFQSDDNLVEWLTRYAKDNEKDEIFIRGFLGKMLFSKEEALKPCNVLSGGEKVRCMISRMMLLRANVLLLDEPTRHLDMESITAFNNSLKTFKGTVLLTTHDHEFVQTVANRIIEITPNGTIDKNCTYDEYISSSDIKKIREEIYSNS